The following proteins come from a genomic window of Nostoc sp. ATCC 53789:
- a CDS encoding PleD family two-component system response regulator, with amino-acid sequence MSGISSFSVSKQPPLILVADDDKTIRVLLRKAMEQEGYRVVEVNDGKQCLDAYETIKPDIVLLDAVMPVMDGFTCCKQLLQIARNNLISALATFDTDSALNNTVISKIWERTPILMITCLDDEESVNRAFDAGATDYVTKPIHWPVLRQRLRRLLQQAQVYKQLEAANQALQHLANVDGLTDLANRRRFDDYLNTQWINLAQEESPLSMILCDIDYFKFYNDKYGHPAGDVCLQKVGAVLNLKAQKHQDLVARYGGEEFAVIMPYTHASGAIHVAATIQAGIKDLQIAHAGSAVSQYVTLSMGVATLVPTWESSPSDLIVRADKALYEAKAGGRDRFISSF; translated from the coding sequence ATGTCAGGCATAAGCTCATTTTCTGTTTCTAAACAACCACCACTGATTCTAGTGGCTGATGATGACAAGACTATCCGAGTGTTGTTGCGTAAAGCTATGGAACAAGAAGGTTATCGAGTGGTTGAGGTCAATGATGGTAAGCAATGTTTAGATGCTTACGAGACTATCAAACCGGATATAGTTTTGCTAGATGCTGTAATGCCTGTGATGGATGGCTTTACCTGCTGTAAGCAATTGCTCCAAATTGCCAGGAATAATTTAATCTCAGCCCTTGCAACCTTTGATACTGATTCGGCTCTTAACAATACTGTTATCTCTAAAATATGGGAGCGCACTCCCATATTGATGATCACATGCTTGGACGATGAGGAATCTGTAAACCGTGCTTTTGATGCAGGAGCCACTGATTATGTTACTAAGCCAATTCACTGGCCTGTATTGCGTCAACGATTGCGCCGACTGCTACAGCAAGCACAAGTATACAAACAATTAGAGGCAGCAAACCAAGCTTTGCAGCACCTTGCCAATGTAGATGGCTTAACTGATTTGGCTAATCGTCGTCGCTTTGACGATTATCTTAATACTCAGTGGATTAATCTTGCCCAAGAGGAATCTCCTTTGTCAATGATTTTGTGTGATATCGACTATTTTAAATTTTATAACGATAAATATGGCCATCCTGCTGGAGATGTCTGTTTACAAAAGGTGGGTGCTGTCTTAAATCTGAAGGCGCAAAAACATCAAGATTTAGTAGCGCGTTATGGTGGCGAAGAATTTGCTGTGATTATGCCATACACCCATGCATCTGGTGCAATTCACGTGGCCGCAACCATACAAGCGGGAATCAAAGATTTGCAAATTGCTCACGCCGGATCTGCGGTGAGTCAGTATGTCACGCTAAGTATGGGCGTAGCAACTCTTGTCCCTACTTGGGAATCCTCACCTTCAGATTTGATTGTGCGAGCAGATAAAGCACTCTACGAAGCAAAGGCAGGGGGGCGCGATCGCTTTATCTCAAGTTTTTAA
- the ppk1 gene encoding polyphosphate kinase 1, which yields MAKSKKSANPINLNDPQYYLNRELSWLQFNARVLHEACDDRTPLLERLKFLAIFNSNLDEFFMVRVAGLKQQVEAKVSLLTPDGRTPQQQLDDIRSTLIPHVKKEHQHFEQVLRPLLANHGIHILDYIDLNQKQRTHLNNYFEEQVFPVLTPLAVDPSHPFPFISNLSLNLAVVVKNPDTEEEFFARVKVPSVLPRFLPIPPELGDQNNGKPAHWTGVPLEQAIAHNLESLFPGMNIQEYHPFRITRDADLVLEEDEADDLLLAIEQELRKRRLGGSPVRLEIQSQTPEIVRSRLLHDLELTESDLYEVDGLLGLRDLMYFMSLPLPELKDPPRQSVVPLRLQRLREPSLDPDTLETDEGKDFFAVIREKDLLVHHPYQSFSATVVRFITHAAYDPNVLAIKMTLYRTSGDSPIVNALIAAAENDKQVSVLVELKARFDEENNIYWAKRLERVGVHVVYGLVGLKTHSKTVMVVRREKDRIRRYVHIGTGNYNPKTARLYTDLGLFSCREELGADITDLFNFLTGYSLQKSYRELLVAPVNMRDRFLALIHREIENVQNGFSGRIVAKMNSLVDPEIIATLYEASRAGVQIDLIIRGVCCLRPGLKDISENIRIISIVGRFLEHSRIYYFHNNTQEEIFIGSADWMRRNLDRRVEVITPIKDPDIAKDLQEIMGIMLADNRQAWELQADGTYIQRRPYDDSPEANSQKILMNMALRSTGVTSNLID from the coding sequence ATGGCAAAATCTAAAAAAAGCGCCAATCCCATCAATTTAAACGATCCACAATATTATCTTAACCGGGAGTTAAGCTGGCTACAATTTAATGCCAGGGTATTACATGAAGCTTGTGATGATCGCACGCCTCTTCTTGAACGCCTCAAGTTTTTAGCAATCTTCAACTCTAATTTGGATGAGTTTTTCATGGTGCGGGTTGCTGGTTTAAAGCAACAAGTAGAGGCGAAAGTTAGCCTGTTGACTCCTGATGGTCGGACACCACAACAACAGCTAGACGATATTAGGTCTACCCTAATTCCTCATGTAAAAAAAGAGCATCAACATTTTGAACAAGTACTTCGTCCTCTACTAGCAAATCATGGCATCCATATTCTGGATTACATAGATTTGAATCAAAAACAGCGAACTCATCTCAACAATTATTTTGAGGAACAAGTCTTTCCCGTTTTGACTCCTCTGGCTGTTGATCCTAGTCATCCCTTTCCTTTTATTTCTAATCTCAGTCTGAATCTGGCTGTTGTGGTCAAAAATCCAGACACCGAAGAAGAATTCTTTGCCAGAGTTAAAGTTCCCAGTGTTCTCCCACGATTTTTACCGATACCGCCGGAGTTGGGAGATCAAAATAATGGCAAACCTGCTCACTGGACTGGAGTACCTTTAGAACAAGCGATCGCTCATAACTTGGAATCTCTATTTCCAGGGATGAATATTCAAGAATATCATCCGTTCCGCATTACCCGTGATGCCGATTTGGTCTTAGAAGAAGATGAAGCAGATGATTTGTTGTTAGCGATTGAACAGGAATTGCGAAAACGGCGGCTAGGCGGGAGTCCAGTGCGGCTAGAAATTCAATCCCAGACTCCTGAAATAGTGCGATCGCGATTATTGCATGATTTGGAATTAACAGAAAGCGATCTCTACGAAGTAGACGGTCTTTTGGGACTGCGGGATTTGATGTATTTTATGTCCTTGCCATTGCCAGAACTCAAAGATCCACCACGCCAATCTGTTGTACCATTACGCTTGCAAAGGCTGAGGGAACCGAGTTTAGATCCAGATACGCTGGAGACGGACGAAGGAAAAGACTTTTTTGCTGTGATTCGGGAAAAGGATTTGCTAGTACACCATCCCTATCAATCCTTTTCGGCTACAGTGGTGCGCTTTATTACCCATGCTGCCTACGATCCGAATGTTTTAGCCATCAAGATGACCCTTTACCGGACTTCTGGTGACTCGCCCATAGTTAACGCCCTAATCGCCGCCGCCGAAAATGATAAGCAGGTATCTGTACTCGTGGAATTAAAGGCGCGATTTGATGAGGAAAATAATATTTACTGGGCAAAACGACTAGAAAGAGTTGGAGTTCATGTAGTCTATGGTTTAGTCGGGCTGAAAACCCACAGTAAAACCGTCATGGTGGTACGGCGGGAAAAAGATCGAATACGCCGCTACGTACATATTGGCACTGGTAACTATAATCCTAAAACGGCACGGCTGTATACAGATTTGGGATTGTTTAGTTGCCGTGAAGAATTAGGTGCTGATATCACAGATTTATTTAATTTCTTGACAGGATACTCCCTGCAAAAGTCTTATCGAGAATTGCTGGTTGCACCTGTGAATATGCGCGATCGCTTTTTGGCACTAATTCATCGCGAAATTGAAAATGTTCAAAATGGATTTTCTGGACGCATTGTTGCCAAAATGAATTCTCTAGTCGATCCAGAAATTATCGCCACTTTATATGAAGCTTCTCGCGCCGGTGTGCAAATAGACTTAATTATCAGGGGCGTTTGCTGTTTGCGTCCAGGACTCAAAGATATTAGTGAAAATATTCGCATTATCAGTATCGTCGGTCGCTTTTTAGAACACTCTCGCATTTATTATTTTCATAACAATACACAGGAGGAAATCTTTATTGGCAGTGCCGACTGGATGCGCCGCAACCTAGATCGTCGAGTCGAAGTAATTACCCCAATAAAAGACCCAGATATTGCAAAAGATTTGCAAGAAATTATGGGAATTATGCTCGCAGATAATCGCCAAGCTTGGGAATTACAAGCCGATGGCACTTACATTCAACGCCGTCCTTATGATGATTCTCCAGAAGCCAATTCACAAAAAATTCTTATGAATATGGCATTACGCTCAACTGGTGTAACCTCAAACTTGATTGATTAA
- a CDS encoding M20/M25/M40 family metallo-hydrolase has product MWDYDRLFEIIEELVMHHSPSGAEAEINQLLMQRFAALGVEVWCDRADNIIAKIPGKNPDRAIAITAHKDEIGAIVKSLGDEGRVEVRKLGGSFPWVYGEGVVDLLGDQETISGILSFGSRHVSHESPQKVQQEDTTVKWENAWIETKCTAVELEAAGIRPGTKMVIGKHRKHPIRLKDHIASYTLDNKASVAILLALAENLKQPVVDVYLVASAKEEVGAIGALFFTQNQRLDALIALEICPLSEEYPVKDGESPVLLSQDAYGIYDEGLNAQLRQCAKQLDMPVQFTILSGFGSDASIAMKFGHVGRAACLAFPTQNTHGYEIAHLGAIANCIDLLKSFCETEFE; this is encoded by the coding sequence ATGTGGGATTACGATCGCTTATTTGAAATTATTGAAGAATTAGTTATGCACCATTCACCTAGTGGTGCAGAAGCTGAGATTAACCAATTGTTGATGCAACGATTTGCAGCGCTGGGTGTAGAAGTGTGGTGCGATCGCGCCGATAATATTATTGCCAAGATTCCAGGGAAAAATCCAGACCGAGCGATCGCAATCACCGCACATAAAGACGAAATTGGCGCAATTGTCAAGAGTCTCGGTGATGAAGGTCGTGTGGAAGTCCGTAAACTCGGTGGTTCTTTCCCGTGGGTTTACGGCGAAGGGGTTGTTGATTTATTGGGAGATCAGGAAACCATTAGCGGTATTCTCAGCTTTGGTTCCCGCCACGTTTCCCATGAATCTCCCCAAAAAGTCCAGCAGGAAGATACTACTGTTAAGTGGGAAAATGCCTGGATTGAAACGAAATGCACTGCGGTTGAATTAGAAGCAGCTGGCATTCGACCTGGAACTAAAATGGTAATCGGCAAGCATCGCAAGCATCCAATTAGGTTAAAGGATCATATTGCCAGTTACACCTTGGATAACAAAGCCTCTGTTGCGATTTTGCTAGCTTTAGCTGAAAACCTGAAACAGCCAGTTGTTGATGTTTATTTGGTAGCTTCAGCCAAAGAAGAAGTAGGAGCAATTGGAGCGCTATTTTTCACCCAAAATCAGCGTTTGGATGCGTTAATTGCTTTAGAAATTTGTCCATTATCTGAGGAATATCCTGTTAAAGATGGGGAAAGTCCTGTACTTTTATCTCAAGATGCTTATGGGATATATGATGAAGGGCTAAATGCACAACTACGCCAATGTGCCAAACAGTTGGATATGCCTGTGCAATTTACAATTTTGAGCGGGTTTGGTAGTGATGCTTCCATTGCCATGAAATTTGGTCATGTTGGGCGTGCTGCGTGTTTGGCGTTTCCTACCCAAAATACACATGGATATGAAATTGCTCATTTAGGAGCGATCGCTAACTGTATCGATTTGTTAAAATCTTTTTGTGAAACCGAGTTCGAGTAA
- a CDS encoding DUF3493 domain-containing protein, which produces MVDQNLKNRLNPEQYASLKAEIAAPYRGLRQFIYIAFGASGSIGAFVFFFQVLAGRDVESALPSLALQVGIVALMIFLWRWEQRRQQRPQSGKSPNS; this is translated from the coding sequence ATGGTAGATCAAAATCTCAAAAATCGCCTGAACCCTGAACAGTATGCCAGCCTCAAAGCAGAAATAGCCGCTCCTTATCGCGGCTTACGACAATTTATCTACATCGCTTTTGGTGCTTCTGGCTCCATTGGCGCATTCGTGTTTTTTTTCCAAGTGCTTGCCGGACGGGATGTTGAGAGTGCTTTGCCTAGTTTAGCTCTCCAAGTAGGAATAGTTGCCCTAATGATCTTCCTTTGGCGTTGGGAACAGCGTCGGCAACAACGTCCCCAATCAGGCAAAAGTCCTAATTCTTGA
- a CDS encoding chlororespiratory reduction protein 7 codes for MPDSLMYQQDHFVLLETNKPEQFLTQSELLEKLKTTLQQLIIQDLPPDLQNFDTVEAQAQYLLDTGCELDIGPGKYLQWYAVRLEK; via the coding sequence ATGCCAGATTCATTAATGTATCAGCAAGATCACTTTGTTCTTTTAGAAACAAATAAGCCAGAGCAATTTTTGACACAATCAGAGTTATTAGAAAAGCTCAAAACGACTCTCCAGCAACTTATAATTCAAGATTTACCACCTGACTTGCAAAACTTTGATACTGTGGAAGCTCAAGCACAATATTTACTCGACACCGGCTGTGAATTAGATATTGGCCCTGGGAAATATTTACAATGGTATGCAGTTCGTTTAGAAAAATAA
- a CDS encoding SGNH/GDSL hydrolase family protein translates to MKKQAVAAGFVLLSFMLPLKASAASFSKFYVFGDSLSDTGNVFAATGGLVAPTTAIPQDPPYFQGRFSNQQVWVDYLGDQLGLTPSPYITLNPSIPNQGVNFAVGGASSGQGNAVVPNAPLPGVLEQVGLLTQQANQKLDPNALYAVWGGANDYVFGQATNTTQTVQNLSNAVGLLASAGAKNILVFNLPDLGKIPLAFATGSSSNLTALTNQHNQELTQELGKFSNNSGLNLISVDVFSLFNQIQANPGTFGFQDVTTPCVVGNFQTIISVCSQPNDYLFFDSVHPTTGVHKLVADAALAAIEAKSVPEPAINLGILALGAFGAVGVLKRQQKRSVLVSTDWVVDAQLSHTTVEN, encoded by the coding sequence ATGAAAAAACAAGCTGTAGCCGCAGGATTTGTTCTCTTATCTTTCATGTTACCGCTCAAGGCGAGTGCAGCGAGTTTTAGCAAATTTTACGTTTTTGGCGACAGCCTTTCTGATACTGGCAATGTCTTCGCTGCTACTGGTGGTTTAGTCGCTCCGACAACAGCTATTCCCCAAGACCCACCATACTTTCAAGGGCGTTTTTCTAATCAGCAGGTTTGGGTAGACTACCTTGGAGATCAGCTAGGATTAACACCCTCTCCATACATTACTTTAAATCCTAGTATTCCTAACCAAGGGGTTAACTTTGCTGTGGGCGGTGCTAGTTCTGGTCAAGGTAATGCTGTTGTTCCTAATGCACCCTTACCAGGAGTACTGGAACAAGTCGGCTTGTTGACGCAACAAGCTAATCAGAAGCTTGATCCAAATGCCCTCTATGCTGTGTGGGGAGGTGCAAATGATTATGTGTTTGGTCAAGCTACTAATACAACTCAAACAGTTCAGAATTTATCAAATGCAGTAGGGTTACTTGCCTCAGCTGGCGCAAAAAATATTTTAGTCTTTAACTTGCCTGATTTGGGTAAGATTCCATTGGCATTCGCTACAGGTTCATCTAGCAACTTGACTGCTTTGACAAATCAGCATAACCAGGAATTAACACAGGAACTAGGCAAATTTAGCAATAACTCTGGTCTGAATCTAATCTCTGTCGATGTGTTTTCCCTATTTAATCAAATACAAGCAAATCCAGGGACATTTGGGTTTCAAGATGTGACTACCCCTTGCGTAGTCGGGAATTTCCAGACAATCATCAGTGTATGCTCCCAACCAAACGATTATTTATTCTTTGACTCCGTGCATCCAACAACAGGCGTTCATAAGTTAGTTGCAGATGCAGCACTGGCGGCGATTGAGGCTAAGTCTGTTCCTGAACCTGCGATAAATTTGGGAATTTTAGCCCTTGGTGCTTTTGGTGCAGTAGGAGTGCTGAAGCGTCAACAAAAAAGATCGGTACTTGTGTCAACAGACTGGGTTGTTGATGCACAATTGTCTCATACAACAGTTGAAAATTAA
- a CDS encoding S-layer homology domain-containing protein, protein MLPCKRPAVFLIWAVLLTSLTACANSPVAKNLEESLAADPKLQSNPVVFGESQSKQPQAQPNDSTVQLPADFPKDIPLYANAKLEEVIPASGSENKTSTRWLSSDPSNFIASFYGNQFKTNNWQILQQPTDDAGGTFEVRRNDLLLKISIQPKSVTNATPNQPQTATELLIDYVPNSIATAQTTPNTNSNETTNVVPQPGNPQFIGPVPPANLAAQPQSTANNETTPTATAESQEFSDLNKVPQEWRQHIQDLAALGVLSLEPKATKSNSTTTNNQFEPGKIVTHREYARWLIAANNTMYASNPAKQIRLASESTQPIFSDVTAKDPDFPAIQGLAEAGLIPSPLSGDSTAVLFRPDAPLTREQLLLWKLPLDTRQALPSANLDTVKQTWGFQDSARIDPKALRAVLADYQNGEQSNIRRVFGYTTLFQPKKPVTRAEAAMTLWYFGSQSEGVSATEALKLKRS, encoded by the coding sequence GTGCTTCCCTGTAAACGTCCAGCTGTATTTCTAATTTGGGCTGTTCTACTGACTTCCTTAACAGCCTGTGCTAACAGTCCAGTTGCCAAAAACCTTGAAGAATCTTTGGCGGCAGATCCGAAGCTGCAAAGCAATCCAGTTGTCTTTGGAGAATCTCAGAGTAAGCAACCACAAGCACAGCCAAACGATTCAACAGTTCAGTTACCAGCTGATTTTCCCAAAGATATCCCCCTATATGCCAATGCCAAACTAGAGGAAGTTATACCTGCTAGCGGTTCAGAAAATAAAACCTCAACTCGTTGGTTGAGTTCTGACCCTAGCAACTTTATCGCTAGCTTTTATGGCAACCAGTTTAAAACAAATAACTGGCAGATTTTGCAACAACCAACAGATGATGCGGGAGGTACTTTTGAGGTACGTCGTAACGATTTACTGTTGAAGATTTCCATTCAGCCTAAATCAGTTACTAACGCTACACCCAATCAACCCCAAACCGCCACAGAATTACTGATTGATTACGTACCGAATAGTATTGCTACGGCACAAACTACCCCAAATACAAATTCTAACGAAACTACTAACGTCGTTCCTCAACCAGGAAATCCACAGTTCATTGGCCCAGTACCACCTGCAAACTTGGCAGCACAGCCACAAAGTACAGCTAATAACGAAACAACTCCTACAGCCACAGCCGAATCTCAAGAATTCAGCGATCTGAATAAAGTACCGCAAGAATGGCGGCAACACATCCAAGACTTAGCCGCATTAGGTGTTTTATCCCTAGAACCAAAGGCAACTAAGAGTAATTCTACTACCACAAATAACCAGTTTGAACCCGGTAAAATTGTTACACATCGGGAATATGCTCGTTGGCTAATTGCTGCTAACAATACTATGTATGCCAGCAATCCAGCTAAACAAATTCGCTTGGCATCAGAAAGCACTCAACCAATTTTTAGTGATGTTACCGCAAAAGACCCTGATTTTCCAGCAATTCAGGGATTAGCCGAAGCTGGGTTAATTCCTAGTCCTTTGTCCGGAGATTCCACAGCTGTTTTGTTTCGTCCTGATGCACCCCTAACGCGGGAACAATTACTGTTGTGGAAATTACCCCTAGATACTCGTCAAGCTTTACCTTCTGCTAACTTAGATACGGTTAAACAGACCTGGGGTTTCCAAGACTCAGCGCGAATTGACCCCAAGGCTTTAAGAGCAGTGCTGGCTGATTACCAAAATGGCGAACAATCGAATATTCGGCGGGTGTTTGGCTATACGACTCTGTTTCAGCCCAAAAAACCAGTAACTCGTGCTGAAGCTGCTATGACTTTGTGGTATTTCGGCAGTCAGAGTGAAGGTGTGTCGGCAACTGAAGCTTTGAAGCTAAAGCGAAGTTAA
- a CDS encoding histidine kinase produces the protein MLKHDYMQVSQDQPIYSEAPLQLLLFVDGRPKSRQQVQRIRAYLKELQAEYTFEVQTIDVGQQPYLAEHFKLVATPALIKIHPEPRQVLAGSNIIAQLKNWWPRWQVAVDAYLKLQEDLQEHMDDNGRGTLPKSTIHSVAVSAELIRLSDEIFRLKQEKDNLQEQLQFKDRVIAMLAHDLRNPLTAAAIAMETLQSNYNLETGEFQRLKPSMTAHLLKQARNQTKVIDRMITDLLQVGRGKDTEFPLLPQKVQLGKVFLDVLEELCDRYTAKSQEVETDIPSDLPYVYADPERIRQVLVNLLDNAIKYTPEGGKISVSGLHRTTQKVQFSIGDTGPGIPVENRDRIFENHFRLQRDEGKEGYGIGLCLCQRIILAHYGQIWVDSAPNNGAWFHFTLPVYPS, from the coding sequence GTGCTGAAACACGATTACATGCAAGTTTCCCAGGATCAGCCTATTTATTCTGAAGCTCCACTCCAACTGTTACTTTTTGTCGATGGACGACCTAAGTCCCGCCAACAAGTACAGCGAATACGTGCTTACTTAAAAGAATTGCAGGCTGAGTATACTTTTGAAGTTCAAACTATCGATGTTGGACAACAACCTTACTTAGCAGAACACTTTAAGTTGGTAGCAACGCCAGCTTTAATCAAAATCCATCCTGAACCACGACAGGTTTTGGCTGGGAGTAATATCATAGCGCAATTGAAAAACTGGTGGCCTCGCTGGCAAGTCGCTGTAGACGCTTACTTAAAATTACAGGAAGACTTGCAAGAACACATGGACGACAATGGTCGGGGCACATTACCCAAATCCACTATCCATTCAGTTGCTGTTTCTGCTGAACTAATCCGACTCTCAGACGAAATTTTTCGCTTGAAACAGGAAAAAGATAACCTCCAAGAGCAGCTACAGTTTAAAGATCGGGTGATTGCGATGCTGGCGCACGATCTTCGTAATCCCCTAACTGCTGCCGCGATCGCAATGGAAACTCTCCAATCTAACTACAATCTAGAGACAGGGGAATTCCAGCGCCTCAAGCCATCAATGACAGCACATTTATTAAAACAAGCCCGCAATCAAACTAAGGTCATTGACCGAATGATTACTGACCTTTTGCAGGTAGGTCGTGGAAAAGATACAGAGTTTCCTCTATTACCACAAAAGGTACAACTAGGTAAAGTCTTTTTAGATGTACTCGAAGAATTGTGCGATCGCTACACCGCCAAATCCCAAGAGGTTGAAACAGATATTCCTAGTGACTTACCTTATGTATATGCTGATCCAGAACGCATCCGCCAAGTGCTAGTGAATCTGTTAGATAATGCCATCAAATATACTCCAGAAGGTGGCAAGATTAGCGTTTCCGGATTGCACCGCACTACCCAAAAAGTTCAGTTTAGTATTGGCGATACTGGGCCTGGTATTCCTGTAGAGAATCGCGATCGCATCTTTGAAAACCACTTCCGCCTACAACGGGATGAAGGTAAAGAAGGTTACGGCATTGGTCTTTGTTTATGCCAACGTATTATCCTGGCACACTATGGCCAAATTTGGGTAGACTCTGCCCCCAATAACGGAGCATGGTTCCACTTCACGCTGCCAGTTTATCCTTCTTAA
- a CDS encoding response regulator transcription factor, with amino-acid sequence MLMLSCELSTLRVLVVDDHELTRLTLQLVFSCQENIQVVGLASNGEEAIEMVKRCHPDVIVLDLQMPVMDGWSASSQIKAISPNTQILAYSSVEDISFQGTKAMSSFDDVCKKDVATSELIALVRRLGQRAKDDSVAG; translated from the coding sequence ATGTTAATGTTATCCTGTGAGCTTTCTACCTTGCGTGTTCTAGTAGTTGATGACCATGAACTGACTCGTCTAACCTTACAATTGGTTTTTTCTTGTCAGGAGAATATTCAAGTAGTAGGTTTAGCTAGTAATGGTGAAGAAGCTATAGAAATGGTTAAACGTTGTCATCCTGACGTAATTGTTCTAGATTTACAAATGCCAGTCATGGATGGCTGGAGCGCGTCTAGCCAAATTAAAGCTATATCTCCGAACACCCAAATCCTTGCTTACTCCTCAGTAGAAGACATAAGTTTTCAAGGAACTAAGGCAATGTCTAGCTTTGATGACGTTTGCAAGAAAGATGTAGCGACAAGCGAACTGATTGCTTTAGTTAGGCGGTTAGGTCAGCGTGCAAAAGATGATTCAGTTGCAGGATAA
- a CDS encoding DUF2854 domain-containing protein, which produces MLRQISLGTLGLTIGGILTIMGFVAYAGNNATLNLVGFFYGIPLLLGGLALKANELKPVPFTQNTSPSALKLREQQATETQNKIRKDITRYCYGQDAHLDSTLSFLGLSPTDQERPTVTGLREVEVNGNYALILEFDSPLIPIDVWQKKQEKMTNYFGPGLEVQITQPSENTIELALINTPKESLVSSQ; this is translated from the coding sequence ATGCTACGCCAAATCTCTTTGGGAACACTCGGTTTAACTATCGGTGGCATATTAACCATTATGGGCTTCGTCGCCTATGCTGGTAATAATGCCACACTCAATCTTGTTGGATTTTTTTACGGTATTCCTCTATTGTTGGGAGGACTGGCACTAAAAGCTAATGAACTTAAGCCAGTACCCTTTACCCAAAATACATCACCGTCAGCATTGAAACTGCGGGAACAGCAAGCAACTGAGACTCAAAATAAAATTCGCAAAGATATCACCCGATATTGTTACGGTCAAGATGCTCATTTAGATTCAACACTTTCTTTTCTGGGTTTGAGTCCCACAGACCAGGAACGGCCAACAGTCACAGGGTTACGAGAAGTAGAAGTTAATGGTAACTATGCCCTAATTTTAGAATTTGATTCACCACTAATACCAATTGATGTATGGCAAAAAAAGCAGGAAAAAATGACTAATTATTTTGGGCCGGGATTGGAGGTTCAAATAACACAGCCATCTGAAAATACAATTGAGTTAGCCCTGATTAATACTCCAAAAGAGTCACTCGTCAGTAGTCAATAG